From the genome of Astatotilapia calliptera chromosome 3, fAstCal1.2, whole genome shotgun sequence:
ATAACGATGGCTTGCGTATTGTGAATTATTTTTATTGCGATCCATCAACGAGCACTGCAGGACTCGGAGGTGAGTCTGCAGTTTTCTACATTGATTCAGAACGTGACGTACAGGAGCCAGCGAGACACATCAGTGCAAACGATGCCGGagaagaaaaccaaaccaacACAGAAGTGGGCTGCTCGTCCTCAGCAGAGAAACTGCAGAGAAACGTCCGAAAACACTACAGCTGCTCTCTCTGCGGTCGCACCTTCAGGCATGCAGGTGACTATAAGAAACACAACCGGGTGCACACAGGGGAGAGGCCGTACTGTTGCTCGGTGTGCGGCAAGCGCTTCAGCCAGTCGGGGTACCTCACAGTACACCTGCGCTaccacacaggagagaagccGTTTGCCTGCAGCCAGTGCGGGAAAAGCTTCAGTCactcaagtaacttaaagaagcaCCAGCAGACTCATCTGTGAAGGCTGGTGGGTTTTTCGAGGTCAGCTAAAAACATATAAAGAGGTTAATATGCCTTCTTCACAGAATAGACTGCCTCTTAGGGAGCACTTGTGTTTTCCTGAGCTGCTGTTGTTGGTCAGATTTTGTTTGTTCCATTACTAGATTTTGAAGCATGGAGTCTGTAGTGTGTTTCTGTATTGTGATctccaaataaaataattagctGATCAAATTCTTTTGGTCCTTCTGTGTGGTCCATTGCAATATTTGAGACGGGTGCACAATTTCTTTTGAATCAGTCTCAAAACCAAAATTGTATTGTTCTGAATCATCAGACTTAAAGGCACCTACTGGAAGCCACAGCTCATTTCTAAAATATATCCACCAATTGGGATCTCTTCTACTTATTCAGTTCAGGGTCACTTATTTAATTTGATTACTCTGTGATGTTGTAACATATTTCTTTAGCAGGTATGGGTTATTAATGTTACCAAAGACCCAGATGGGAAACTGAGACTGTTTTGGAGGACCTCAGCAATAGGATGAACTCAGTTCTCttcaaaaaataatttgatctctttatAATGTGCCACTGTTAGGAGTAGATTACAATTAGGGTCCTAATTTTGGCTTCTTGTAATAATTCTTGAGGTGCAGAGACAGTATTCATGCTTTTGTTGTGACTTCAGATATAGATatgtgatattttatttattggctCTGTCATGTCACAAAAAATTAAGGGTTCAGGATGGCctaatataacaaaataattcaCAATATCACAATTTATTGTATGATAAGAAGAAGACAGAAGCGTTTCACtcggacttttattttgaaaacaacCCCTCTGCACACGTGATCAGAGTTCTGCTTCCGGATGTTAAAGATTGTTTTTGCTGTTCGTGGATCTGCTTTGTTACAtgttgtcagttttttttttttaaataaattatctttACAAGTTTGATAGGATAAATTACTTGTCattaaaattgatttatttatgtatatttttgctAACACGATAGCCTTATGACCAAGTGTTTGGACCTCTGGGATGTTTAAACGGAAAACATTGACATACGAAGCTAACTTCGGGACTAGCTTACAGGTACTCCTGGAGATTTAAAAATATTCTCGTATCTAAAACTGATATTAGTAACAGTTACAAGATAACACTGCCACGTATTTCAGGTTCTAGAAGATGAGTAACCATCATTTTACCTGTTTACAATGTTTTAAATCTCGGACCAAAATAAGGTGAATGTAGCTGAATGGAAGTGTAGTAGGAAATCATTTGATTGCGTTGCATGACGGTTTAATAACAGGACAGGTAATCACTGGTTTCTGAAAGAACAGGTGGCTCTAATTCGTTGTTTGAAGTAACAGGTAACTGCACCCATCAGTGCTGTCATATACAatcactggacactttattaggtacaccttgtttGCACCGGGTTGgacccccttttgccttcaaaactgccttaattcttcatagcATAGATTTTATTACcgggtaggctgtggtgtttaaattatGCTTGGTTGGTATTAAGGAGGTCAAAAAAATATTCCCCACAATGAGCAGTTAAGCAGGT
Proteins encoded in this window:
- the LOC113019347 gene encoding zinc finger and SCAN domain-containing protein 21-like produces the protein MAKIERLNVRVEKLLSKVVQEVLDVVKETVCEYQEKTARTQRENQSLKRRLQELQDRINLESNGFVPEMFASIPADMKEKEEVVIPVDKDTESLGASCFSPDRATESLGNLKTKTHDGQSASLLNHERPFIAPLHTENDQKTKVEPASDNDGLRIVNYFYCDPSTSTAGLGGESAVFYIDSERDVQEPARHISANDAGEENQTNTEVGCSSSAEKLQRNVRKHYSCSLCGRTFRHAGDYKKHNRVHTGERPYCCSVCGKRFSQSGYLTVHLRYHTGEKPFACSQCGKSFSHSSNLKKHQQTHL